One genomic segment of Burkholderia pyrrocinia includes these proteins:
- a CDS encoding M48 family metalloprotease, whose protein sequence is MKRFVARCTPWGTIQTGIFFRSLTEIEKDAVIAHERAHLIRHDPWRRLWWLMTLQLVLRPEWVFARVREQELEADQYVKEQGLAAGMRMFLRRHPHPGSALHPSSQERLEALHV, encoded by the coding sequence ATGAAACGCTTCGTCGCCCGATGCACGCCGTGGGGAACCATTCAGACCGGCATCTTCTTTCGATCGCTGACGGAGATCGAGAAGGATGCCGTGATTGCACACGAGCGCGCACACCTGATTCGACATGATCCGTGGCGACGCCTCTGGTGGCTGATGACGCTGCAACTCGTTCTTCGCCCCGAGTGGGTCTTCGCACGCGTGCGTGAGCAAGAACTGGAGGCGGATCAGTACGTGAAAGAGCAGGGCCTAGCCGCAGGCATGCGTATGTTCTTGCGCCGGCACCCGCATCCCGGCAGCGCGCTGCATCCGAGCTCACAGGAAAGGCTGGAGGCGCTCCATGTCTGA